caaacaaagccttgagaaagaaagaaataaacgACCCGGGAGAAGAAACATGACCTAATAATATTAGTAGTATCTTCTCACtgaaaatcatttaaaataagtACTCACACAAGCAACAACCACGCGTCTTTATTACTTACATCCAATATATCTCTCGTGAAGCAACAACTTGCTTCTCCCACCGCCATGACTACAACCACAGATAGCAACGGCGACAAAACGCAAACGCAGACGCACAAGAAACAAGTGAGAAGACGGCTCCAGACGAGCCGTCCTTACCAAGAACGTCTCCTTAACATGGCCGAAGCTCGCCGAGAAATCGTCACCGCCTTAAAACAACACCGCGCTTCCATGAGACAAGCCGCCAAGATTCCACCGCCGCATGTTCCTTTTTCTGTACTGCcgcctccacctcctcctctgGATCCGTTTTCTTGGTCGAGTTCTCATCTCAACTCCCTTCTCCCCAACCAACCATTAGGGTTGAACCTCAACTTCCACGACTTCGATGACTACTTCCAAACctcgtcttcatcatcatcaacgtcctcaaattcatcatcttcatcatcctcaGTAATATATCCGACGACGAACCCACAAATATACTCCACCCATTCGCCTCCCCTCCACACCTTCGCCGCCACATCTGAATCGGTTTCTCACGAGCAGCCGAAGCAGCTGATGGAACGGGAGAACAAAGTGGTGACGTCAGCTTGGTGGTCAGAGCTCATGATGAAGTCGGTGGAAGATGACGTGTTCCCGAAGTTAAGTGACGTGATGGAGTTTCCTTCGTGGTTAAATACAACAGATGAACAAGAATTGTTTCATCCTTACAATCTCACCCATTATTCATCCCCTCACAATCATCCATTGTCCtggtaaattaatttatttagttttcatttaATCTTGATTAGTAAGATTTGAACATTTCGAGTATctagatcttattttttttttaaactcttttgatgtatataatttaaatgtgACTATGGAAGAAGAGTGACTAAATTCGTGGAATAAGAAGGGTCCACATCGGTTTATTACATGATCTGATGCTGtatgttttggtttttttgGTCCAATGATAGACATCTACAAACACTATCCTTACCCCCAAATTTGCTGAACTGTCCCAAAACTGTCTTGACGTCATCCCACAATTATATTGTTGTGTTATCATTGCTTTCTATTATTTGACGTTGGTTCATTGatataatttgttattattCTTATAGCTTGGTAACTGGTGGTTATCTAAGTCTAATAATGTGATTGTATATGGTATTATTTTACAGTATGGAGTTTGGTGACATTGAGGGCATTGATGGAGACGATTGGCTTGCTTGAACCACAATGGTtgattactgttttttttttttcaaacatgatGAATCAACTCTTTGgttatttttcttatttcttgtttatttatttgctttccttttattttatttattttcgttTTGAGACATAAGAAAGACATTTTGAATCTTTAAGATTACCAATAAGCCTGCGGAGAGAAATGTTCTGTTTGGCAAAAGTTACATGAACGAAGCTTTTGTATCTATGATATCAGATTCTTGCTCTCAACAAATGATTTCTAGCCTTGTTGTCTAAATTTTGCAAGTCTCTTCATATGCATCATAcacttcatcatcatctattACCATATCATCATTATCGTTCTCATATCCAACTCTCAGATGGTCATCTCCTGAACCACTCTCGAACAATTCTCCCTCTTCCATTTCCAACGTATCACTATAATTAACACGGAATATCTCTCTTCCTTATTGTGTAACCTGTATACCTCAGCAACTTCTCTTTCCAAAGTATCAAAGGACACTTCTCAATCAGCTCATGCCCTTCTTAAGCTTCTGTCAAGAAGACACTGAACATCTTCCCTCTCCCAGATACATAGAAGATATATACCAGAATCAAGAATGTCCTTGTAAAGCCCTGATCGCCCACAGCTAATGAGCCGACCACGTCCGCTTTCTCGGCCTATAGATCTCATCCTATTCCAACGGTCGACTGTTAATTTTTCCTAAacctcgaaatcattgtttactgactcTACAATCACCATCCGACATTTTCTCGTGTTTTGGTCCCACTCGCACGGTAttgcgaatcacttcccgatagatCATCCATCTTTTCATTACTCCAGCCCAAACACGCTTAACTCtagagttctaaacggatgtgtgataGAAAAGGTAAATCAATTTTGGTGATATAgtagtcaaatcaattctcttaagcctttttacatatcacaactcgggatgttacaattcactcTTTCTCAAAGAATGCAACGCTTTTGTTACGCTTCACGATAGGTCTCAATACGCTCTCAGGTCAGAACCGAGATGGCTAACTAGCTCTGATACTACTTATAACGCTCCGACCGTCCACACTCGCTCTTTTGGCCCGTGGATCCATCATGTTCTAACTGTCGGCCGTTAATTTTTCTCAAGGCTCGAGATCATTATTTACTGAGCACCGACTTTTTCCCGTGatttggcctcactcgcacgaTATCGCGAAACACTTCCCGTTAGATGATACGTGacagaaaaggtaagtcaaATTTAGTGATATagatagccaaatcaattcttttaagtattttcacatatcacaactcggaaTATTACAATATTTATCTGCTTATGCGGCATCACAAACTCCCTCCTGATATGGGTCAGATGATCTATCACCAATCTCTTCTCCATTGTAAAACTAAGCAGCTCGTGAATAACAGCGATTTCCCGCTTGTCAACTCCTTCGACCCAGCTTCGTGTCAACGTGGATCCGCATAATTAAGGAGACAAGTAAGTTCGAATATAAAAGTGGCGTTTGTTTGTTCGTTCACCTCGTCTTGTTATTTGTATATGGGCTCAAGAAAGCCCATTTAGTTCTCTTGTGGGCTTCTTCCATCCGTCTTTGGAAAAATCATTCGTTGACATCGAGTCGCGCGAACTTATATTTTGGAACCGTAAATGATTGTCTTTTGATGTTTGTAATCACCCTTTAGACTGGGAATTTGAGTTGTTTATTTTCATGCCTTTAATTTGAGTCATGTGTCCGAGAGATGTAATTTAAGAAACAATAAACGAAACATCACGCTGGATCGTCAATAGTTAGTTTATGTGCAAAAAGGATTTGTTGATAAAGACAAATCATAATTTCTCAAGAAGATGCAAGTGCTCAAGAaggatatatataaacataatcccctatatattaatcctgaaGCATTAGTAAATGCACAACCTTACAGAACATGCTTACGTGTCAAGCTCACAGAGCTTCTCagccttcttttttttggtccgACTTTGCTAGAGAGTTAATTCAATTTAATTCAATGGGCgtcatatttaatttatcaCATAAAAGTATACTATATACAAACGTTGTTGAATATGGCAACTCTATTTTTAACCCGGATTTGCTTAATGTGGACAGACGTTTTGATATAGCATAACCCACATCCGCCTATTCTATCTATCGTGtaccatatttataaaaccCCGTAATTGCTTAATAGAAACGTGAAGCTTAAAATTGTACTTTTtccaaaattttgttattttaagtAGAGGTCTTTCTGCATAGTAGTTTAGGTTTGAGTGATATTTGAAGTGGAGGTCTTTGTGCATAGTAGTTTAGGTTCGACTGATTTGAGGAAAATATATACGTTTTGATATATTTCAAACCTTTTTAGCATAACGTAATCTATGAAACAAAATAGTGCAAATGGTTTGGTTATACTATTCATTTACATTAGTTACATTACTCTGAACATTTGAACTGAACAAGAATTGGTGCGTAATCCCTTATCTTAAATTAGGACATTGCACTTAACAAggtttataaaatatagtagtgttaaaatttcaaattaaattatatcGTTCATACAGACTGCACATGAactttgaaatattatatagtgAACGGACCTTTTCAAAACATTAGTCAAGGGGTTGTATATATTTGTAGAATTGGtacatttgtaaatttttatgaGATTTCGTACGTTGGAGGGAAGGGGGTGGGGGACCTAATTACTTGCTGAATGAGATTTCGTATATTTACAAAACCATTACATTCTATTTATGGCTTATAATAAGTGTGTAAATCTTTATAAATCCCTTATATTATTTCGGCGTGagtattgtttaatttaatatggtatcattattaaatcaaacgatttatagtaatattgtatacgtcgtatcttttttttttgtaacttatcATATACGTCGTATCTTTAAAATCTTTCTTATAAAATCGccaagaaattttattttatgaagatAATATGGAAAGTATAAAGAATCATAAATTCGTGACCTAAATGACATCTTCTCCAAgtcttatatgtatataaataggGCCTCGATTACGTTTGTGCATTCACACAAAATTAACCTTCCCTCAGTTTCAAATTAAAGCATTATCATTCTTAGCTAATGGCAATGGTTGCTTTCACCGGTGTTTTGACTTGAAACCGTTCAAAACCATGTGAAAAATCAGAATGAAAGTTATCCACTTTGGAAGCAATTCTCTGCTTTCTGTGGTCTCAGTATTGAAATGGTGTTAATGGATGGCAACGTGAATGTACATGaacatattatatgtttttttaaatttactgTTAACGTATCTATTTAACTTCATTAGCTAACGTCTAACGATTTggttttctatgtttttttaatctcaaGGGGACAAAATCCATGCCACTGTCAAAAAGGATTTGGTTCAAATGTTTGATCCATATTCCTCTCTGAAGGGAAATCTAAAATTCTCATCAACTTTTCCCTTACTCCAGCTTGTGGTTCGTACCGATCAACAAACCACCAATACCGGATTGGTTTTCTGTTCACAACCCGTGTTAAAATCTGCTAGGAACTATCAATGGCTGTGACCGGTTTACAGCCTGTCAATTATTGAGCCATACTCGACGGGTAACCTAAAATAGCTAATATCactaatagtaaaaataaaaacatcaaaatactatacaaaatttcaaaaacaagtATAGATTCTATATTTCAAACATGTAAATCTTATAGATATTTCATCCCGCGCAAAGCGCGGGTTAAagtataaagttttaaatgtcgCATTTAATCTTATAGAATGTAACAAGACGAGAATTTTAGAAACACTAGCATCCCCTACctaaatttgttaatttttatatcaatacacatttttatgttatatacaTCCCCATGCACTAGTACACTTTGAAAAGAATACTTGCTTGAACATTTTTGGCCCAAAAACGGAACAAAACCCATTTTCTGAACGTCTATTACTTGACGGCAGTGCTTTTAAAACCGACGGATTTGCGAACCAGAATTTTTTTGGATCATAGATTATTGTGGTTCGATCGGATTTATTTAAACCCGAATcgattttgtattttatacgTATATACTATATCATAGTATATCATAAATTTCAGAATTATATGTATgtccaattttattttaaaaaaatagatctAAAATAGATTCTTCGTTACTGCTCAGAAGAGCAGTAATAGGTAGGGATGACAGGATTTGAATCCGTGACATTTTGTACCCAAAACAAATGCGCTACCAAGCTGCGCTACATCCTTTTCAATTGGTTTACAGTGTCATTGTAAACAATTCCTATCTTGTTTTCCACAtccttcttttattttttttcatatcagataacaaacatatatatataattaaaaaaattactttttttagacaaatcttaaaaatttcaaatttacaTAAAAAGGCGTTTCCATTTTAAAATGGAATCTATAAGATCGGGTTTGATTGgattaaactgaatttaattatattttatagataatattcatatttttttacaaaatagatcataacaaataaaatgttcaaatagtcataatatttagaaaaacttaaaaattaaaattaaaatgtaacaaaaatgataaaaatattcataGTTCAAGTTTAAGATCAATATGAAAactacatttaaattttattctcaGATTTTATCACTCTAAATATTCatcacttttttaaaaaatatatatacagaaagttatattttgaaatacaAATTTCACAAACgtaaatatttcaactaataaaaTCTTCAAAACAAAGTGCGAagtataaaaaaacaatattttgatatgaatattaaactttgtaaattttgtaatttatgagtTGCAGAaacgtcaaaaaaaaagataagagacGATACTTTATTAATCTTTAAcaaatcttatttttatttaaaattaattatttcattaacaaaattttagtGTGTATACGAACCGAGACTAGCTGGTTCATTGGGTCGTCAATTTCCAGGTTTTTAATGGTTCAATAAGGATTTTCAACCGGTTCAACTTTAGTTAGATTTTGACATTAATTCAACCCTAATTATTGTTGGTTAAGGTTCAACCCGGTTCGACAACCGGTTCAGTCTAGGTTTAAAAACTGCTCGACGGTCTATATAATTTTGTCTCAACAAAAAACTAATCAGCATTGAAAAAGTGATAGGAAACCTGCTAATCTTAACTCCTAAATACATCAATTAACGTTTAAAacaatattcatatttttttattgttcttaaGATAAAAGTTAATACACtaaaagaaaagctaatataCTGTAGATTCAGCGCAGAAAAGGGGGAAGAACCAAAATTCCTCCGGGACCTCCACAAGCGTAACTATCATGGAACGTGACACAATAATATGATATGATATTGACCAAAACACATGTCTCTCTATAAAATAATGAGTTACGAGATTTTTATATGGCAAAAGAACTCGAACTGTACCaacctatttttttttgctttgcgTGTGCAGGGGGATGGATATCTCTATCTAAAACAAGGTTTCCGATTATACCTAACACGGTAACACCATTTCAAAACCAATTAATTACAACTGCAGTGGTTTAGACTCTCTTTCAGACTAGTTGAAATTATTCATCTTAGAGCATTATTATTGGGGGTTTCTCCCTCTTAGTTtctccaaatatatatatgtgtatgtatctATTATATAAGTGTATGTAATTGTGGAGTTCTTTAATTTAAGAGAAACTCAGCCAAAAGTTTCCAATAAAGAAACTTTTGGTTGAGTTTCTCTTAAATCAAAGAACTCCACaattacatacacatatatgtatttagAGAAACTAAGAGGGAGAAACCCCCAATAATAATGCTCTTAGTCAAGTCGATTTAAATATTGTCAATGCTtgcaatttttcaatttaaaatcaattgatgACAAATAAACTAATATACAATATACAGTACTTAGATTATTAATCACTCTCTTCGATACAAAGTTTCAAccaaccaaaaacaaaaaaaacctaaGCAAGTGAAATAAAAAAACCCTAAGAACTGCCTCCCTCGAGATCACATGTTTCAGCTTATCGGAGCATGGTTTTATGACATTAACTTGATGTagaatataaaactgaaaactaaCCTCctgaagcaaaaaaataaaaaaaaatcaaaccaaaatgtAAAAAGATCAAACATTATAAATTCAATAGTGCTGCATCATCTACTCATAGTCTAATTTAACATGCTCTCCTGCTAAAGTTATATAGAGGAATAAAGGCCGTAattttattggttggtgaaAAAAAGTTAGCACATGCTTGTGAAACGAGGAATTATACAGCACGTGTGGTAAATAATAAACATGACTGCCTCTTTACAAGTCATCACCGCGTTACCACGTAATCATCTTCCTCAACGCGCAGACAACCCAAGACCTTCTTCCTCAAATTCTCATACTCTACTTATCACACACAATACACATATAAATACACTAACAAGTCGCAATTCTCACTATAACTGTCAACTCCAAAAAAAAAGCACCTGGATTAGTACACAAAAAAACcctaaataaccaaaaatatatacaccAACACACTTATCTATACCCTGTTCATTTTGTTTGTATAGAGAGATATGGATGCATCGCCCAAGTACACAGGTGTAAGGAAGAGGAAGTGGGGAAAATGGGTAGCCGAGATCCGTCTCCCAAACAGCCGAGAAAGGATCTGGCTCGGCTCCTTCGACTCCGCCGAGAAAGCGGCACGTGCTTTCGACGCGGCTCTTTACTGTCTCCGAGGCGCCGGAGCGCGTTTCAACTTTCCGGATAATCCGCCGGATATACCCGGTGGACGTTCCATGACGCCGCAGGAGATTCAGGTGGCAGCTAACCGTTTCGCCAAAGAAGAACTGTTACCACCCCATCAACAACGACCAACGTCGCAACGTGGCGATAAGTCATCGGAGGAAGTAACAGAAATTTCGGCACGTGAAGAAATTAGTGGTGGGCCAACGTTAGGAGAAGTTGGTGAATATAATAATTACAACAACGAGAATAATAGCAATGGTACTGATACGTCGACGTATTGGCCGTCTCTATGGGAAGAGAATTTTGGTATGTCGGAAGAGTTTGATACCTTCTACATGGAGGATTCGTCACAGCAACAAGAACATGAGCTCTCATCTGATTTTTACTACGATGGAGCTTATGTTGTTGAAGATGATTTCTCTCATTACAATATTAATCTTTGGAATTTCTGAGATCCATTTTTTAGTAGTGATCTTGGACTGAATATTCCATCATTACTGAAGGTGAATCATTAAGCTACTAGTCTCTTATTAGTTTCGTTTAGTAGCTATTATTCatcttcttattctttttattttatttattacaatttataaataaatttgttatgtATGTTTATTGTGCTTTCGGTTACATTGCACATCATTTTcactttgtctttttttcttacattttcTTGGTTAACAAGCCAATATTGACCCCTATTGTTTGGTCATGTACGTtttcaaagtttataaataaagttccatatatgtatatttcatTATGGACTCGCGTTTTGTTCGGAAAtgaattttaacttttattataaatttgtatatgaattttttttggtcaaaaatttatttgtaataCACACGAAAATTTTACTATGTTATGTAATGAACTGTCTAGAAGCACACATCCATCACGCTGAAAGTTAAAAGCAAAGACATCACACATGCATACCCAAACGGAAAAGTCCAAAGAATCGATGGCATGATATGGTGTCGTAGTTGTTTTTACGGCCATCTCATTCACTATAATTGTAACATCTATGATCCATATTTCACTAAAAACTTACGATTTATTCCTGTACTCCATGTGAAATATATTCAACGAGACTATCGATATTATCAGGATACGATATTACTATTACATGTAACCATGCCTCAGATGAAGAGTGTAAATTGATCACTTGAAGTGAAAAGCAAATATAATATCTTGGTCGGAGGGTAATTCGAAACGTATCTCTAACAAATCGTTCCTTTAGATCATGtgatgaattatatatttttttagttcacaatattataaaaatcttataaactcTCCCAAACCTTTGGCTTATCAACCATATAATTCTATACAACACTAACATTTTCGGAAACATATATACTGTTAAGTTTTGACGACCACATGACCAGAAAAAAAACATCAACAATTATCTTCAGCCATTTAGGTCCTTCTTGACCGTCTATAACTTCTCCCTTTGTACGGTGAATATGGCAAAGCCAGAATTACGACTTACGAGGCATAGTCTTGGCCAAGAGAGGTCCTTCTCAAGATGTTGTTGAAGATGAAGTTGGTTGTACGCCATAAGCAACCAAAAGGATGTAACTTGCCTCTACTATGTTAGGTATTTAACTTGATGTTAGTGAGGAATAGGAAATGGATTATGGATGGCATAAACTGGCCACACATGGAGCAAATAGAATTAAGGAGTTTGGCAACGCCACGTGATTGGACGTACAACACGGTGGGGGCAACAACAATGAGTGGGGTTAAGTGTTCGAACACGTTAGATtgaaatataaattgaaaaggGAAAAGTGAACGAGAGTGGGTCTATAGAAGAGGGCTAAAGGAGGACCCATGAGAATGATGATGAGATGAGATCTTATGTTGATACGCGGTTTTGATTGAATTATGAATGCTTTACGCAACCTACCCCAACTAGtcttatttcttttgttttgccAAAGTACTCTCGTCTTCATCCTcgtacatatatttaaataaaattctcgtatataaatataaacgaATGAGGCACATTTTTATGATCATACGGACAATGGTTCAGTTCCTAAAGGTAACACAGCAATGGATGCAAATCATATACGAAAaccataacttttttttttttgctaaaaatcacaaaaaaaaaccacaaaGTTGAAGTCAAACAGAAATTAAAAGGCTTTCATTTCAAttctacgtttttttttttaacgctttGTATCATTAACAAGCCATATAGGCAAAAAGTTCCAACATATTACAAAACCAAGCACAATAACATATCAATAGATATGTCATAAGAGAggataaatagaaaaatatcaaagaaagacAAACGCAATACACGAAGACAGTAGTCTTCTAATGGCGTGCATTCCTTATACATTAATGATTGTAATTGTATACCATCAGCGATGGAAATCATGAGCTCGAACCCTCCAAACTACTTAGCTTTTCTTTTATCCACATTATTAGCTTGAAAAAAAACTCAGTTTTTGGAGGTCTAGCTCCATGAAATCAATCCCACCAATCCTCACTCTCAAGTAGACAGAACTAGATGATAATACAGTCGCTCCAAAAGAAACCAGCAAGTCCCAAAAGCTACAACTGTACAGCATAAAGGAGGCGAGAGAGCAGACCCAAACCAAGGAATCAAAAGCACCAGCCTGAACTTGACTGGAGAAAGGATAAGATGATCTCTTGCTTAACCCTCGTCCCAAGGTAATAAGAGACCTGGCGAAGCTACAAGTTCAATGCATCTATCCTATACCAACTACTGGAAACAGCAACCCTTAAAACCCAAACACTAGAGGGAGCAAGACACTTCAAAAAAACCGCCTAAACCAAATCACAAGAGAACCAGAACCAGGACACAAAAGAACCACCAAGCCATACACTAACCGGAAAGAAACGGTGGAAGAAGCACACCAAGTGCCTAAGACCCAACACAGCAGGTGAACACCGATGAGAAGCAGGATTAAACAGTTCCGCCAATctattaaacataaattaactGTGAGACTTGTCAATCAACTATACATGTTAATTTGTTAACATTTACTCTTtgtgtttaaatttatttgatggGCAAAGACTTTTTTCGGCTACAAGTCAAGTGGAGTTCATTGAATCAAGAATTTGAGAGAATtaagatttgattaaattcaaGAAAATCTGAGAATTGAATAAATTTTTAACAATCCTGTTACaagatttatgttttttgaagaaattttagtatttttttgaatctgtaatatttttttaaattacggtgataatattattatcgtcttatgaaatatataatatatctaaaagttattagaaatttattttcaaatttttttttcatttcaaaagttttggtttttttaaaaagatctcaagtaattttttatttttagtttttagtttcaAATACCATCATATATAAGGGATATTTCGATTCATTATTTTTCAGTGGAAAATGTTATCTAAATTCCACTAAATCTCATTTGATagattttattaacaaaattcaTATTTTACAGTAAATTGGAATTTAAGAGAATTTATATAAATGACTAATCTAATAAGTTTAGATTTAATATAGAATTCTATAAATTCTAGATATAATAAAAGCAGATTTGAGAAAAAAGTGAAATCCTTTCAAATCCTTGATACCAAGTAATGTTCTCATTACTAGGGCTGCCGGGGTACTATTCGGGTGTTGGTTCTATTTTAATCGGGTTCGGATTTTAATGGTTACCGAAAACCAACCCCATtcggataatttaaaatttgggtTCGGAACCGGTTCGGGTGctcttcggttcggatcggggtTGGTAAATTATTTTGGTATTGATATAACCCGAAATACTATCGGGTTTAGGTCTCAAACGGACTTTTGGTTCTTAAGTATATCGTTTATACTAAATATAACCAATACAAATCTAAATAAATTGTAACTTGCAATACAAGTAAGTAAGTAAAAACATCAATTTTGTCACTGACCAAAGAAAACAACTATAAAACGACGCAAATTTAAAACGAAAGCTAAACATCtttaatgatataaataaaacaaaacaaatgagagaattcaaagaaaaactaaagccaaaaccaaaaccaaatggaaaacatattatttaatgaaatcaaaaaccaaaaacttaaataaaacttCAAGTTTCAACGGCAAGCACCATCTTCAACCTTCAACTACAAACTTTTCAAACTTCAATCTTAAAGATATAAgtaaaatcagtttttttttattttttaaatagtttatttgtataaattttgtaaccaaaacataagtaagattgattcaaaaaaaaaaaaggaacatcAATCTTgataattcaaaatcaaacgaaaaagtaaatatatctATCGAtagaaataaaaccaaataaatgaaagcataaaACGAAAACCAATTTCTCATGAAATGAGAAGCATTGTTCAAtgaacaaaaaatcaaaatataaaagcTTTGAACTTCAACCGCAATCTTCAACCATAAACTTCCATGTTATAAAACCACCAACCTTTAtgtaatagataataatttagatGTTTCATATATCTAAGTGTATTTTGGATACATATCAGAAATTGAAATCATGTTTGGTACAAGATTTTTTggaatgtttcgggttctatcggatatccatttaaattTGGATTCGGTTCAGATAATATCCATAACccaaaataccataaaacaagattcattcggtatttatgtcgggttcagatcggttcggattcgtttttatcggatcggattTGGTTCAGATTTTCGGATTCGGTTAATTTATCCAGCCCTACTCGTTACTATAGGTAACAAATcaattttgtttgatatttatGATTAAGATATGATCAGTTATCTAACATGGCA
This genomic stretch from Raphanus sativus cultivar WK10039 chromosome 3, ASM80110v3, whole genome shotgun sequence harbors:
- the LOC108846309 gene encoding uncharacterized protein LOC108846309 — translated: MTTTTDSNGDKTQTQTHKKQVRRRLQTSRPYQERLLNMAEARREIVTALKQHRASMRQAAKIPPPHVPFSVLPPPPPPLDPFSWSSSHLNSLLPNQPLGLNLNFHDFDDYFQTSSSSSSTSSNSSSSSSSVIYPTTNPQIYSTHSPPLHTFAATSESVSHEQPKQLMERENKVVTSAWWSELMMKSVEDDVFPKLSDVMEFPSWLNTTDEQELFHPYNLTHYSSPHNHPLSCMEFGDIEGIDGDDWLA
- the LOC130509105 gene encoding ethylene-responsive transcription factor ERF016-like, which codes for MDASPKYTGVRKRKWGKWVAEIRLPNSRERIWLGSFDSAEKAARAFDAALYCLRGAGARFNFPDNPPDIPGGRSMTPQEIQVAANRFAKEELLPPHQQRPTSQRGDKSSEEVTEISAREEISGGPTLGEVGEYNNYNNENNSNGTDTSTYWPSLWEENFGMSEEFDTFYMEDSSQQQEHELSSDFYYDGAYVVEDDFSHYNINLWNF